Proteins encoded within one genomic window of Manis pentadactyla isolate mManPen7 chromosome 4, mManPen7.hap1, whole genome shotgun sequence:
- the GAST gene encoding gastrin — MPRLCVCAALFLALALASSEASWKPRSQLQEAPADLGANRSPEAHWPNQLGPASHHRRQLGLQGPPHLVADLSKKQGPWLEEEEEAYGWMDFGRRSAEEEDQRP; from the exons ATGCCgcgactgtgtgtgtgcgctgcgCTGTTCTTGGCCCTGGCTCTGGCCTCCTCCGAAGCTTCTTGGAAGCCCCGCTCCCAGCTGCAGGAAGCGCCTGCAGATCTTGGGGCCAATAGGAGCCCAGAAGCGCATTGGCCCAACCAGCTGGGCCCAGCCTCTCACCACCGAAGGCAGCTGGGGCTCCAGGGCCCCCCACACCTGGTGGCAG ACCTGTCCAAGAAGCAGGGGCCATggctggaggaagaagaagaagcatATGGATGGATGGACTTCGGCCGCCGCAGTGCTGAGGAGGAGGACCAACGCCCCTAG